The Triticum aestivum cultivar Chinese Spring chromosome 3A, IWGSC CS RefSeq v2.1, whole genome shotgun sequence genome includes a region encoding these proteins:
- the LOC123057964 gene encoding uncharacterized protein produces MEQRPRRRRRAPRPPAMDQTLTPSSASSIHVPNPRSPATARGRIRQSLLYSDRPRRSRIPTSDKLPVEEHADEVRSREFEALKLDQSRPTPKSTHRQAGNVTHVRQSVLYSGRLRRSRGRREQEPSPNELLVEKNAGKVSDIEGPTVKAPLLLRVKEDASEVRNREFKAPTLGQSLPTCNPTQRSKEWCDYYVADDSETRSEIFEEMLKDVSEPWAQTCRDIHKNLEEHTYTCMVEAMIAAKHGFSNPAQHKLDAQAFLASEGAFVSPEVPESFASPRENIAQYVLI; encoded by the exons ATGGAGCAgagacctcgtcgtcgtcgtcgagctccacgTCCACCAGCTATGGACCAAACGCTGACTCCTTCATCTGCTTCCAGCATCCATGTCCCTAATCCAAG GTCACCCGCAACGGCGAGAGGACGAATTCGTCAGAGCCTTCTCTATTCAGATCGCCCCAGGCGATCCAGGATACCTACTTCAGATAAGCTACC GGTTGAGGAGCATGCGGATGAGGTAAGAAGCAGGGAGTTTGAAGCCCTGAAACTTGATCAATCACGCCCTACACCTAAGTCAACTCATAG GCAAGCTGGAAATGtaacccatgttcggcaaagtgtTCTATATTCAGGCCGCCTCAGGCGGTCCCGTGGCAGACGAGAACAAGAACCATCACCGAATGAGCTACT GGTTGAGAAGAATGCTGGCAAGGTGAGCGACATTGAGGGTCCTACAGTTAAGGCTCCACT TTTGCTTAGGGTTAAGGAGGATGCTAGTGAGGTGCGCAACAGGGAGTTCAAAGCACCGACACTCGGTCAGTCACTTCCTACATGTAACCCAACTCAAAG GTCCAAGGAATGGTGTGATTATTATGTTGCCGACGACAGTGAGACTCGCTCAGAAATTTTTGAGGAGATGCTCAAAGATGTATCAGAGCCTTG GGCACAAACATGTCGTGATATACATAAGAACTTGGAAGAACATACATACACCTGTATGGTGGAGGCTATGATTGCAGCTAAACATGGCTTTAGCAACCCGGCCCAGCATAAACTGGATGCTCAAGCATTTTTGGCATCAGAAGGGGCATTTGTATCTCCTGAAGTCCCTGAGTCCTTTGCCTCTCCAAGAGAGAATATAGCGCAGTATGTTCTGATATGA